Within Sphingobium sp. KCTC 72723, the genomic segment CAATGGTGAAATCGCCACCGCTGCTCTTGACCGTGCCGATCGCGGTAACGACCGCCGCCGTGCCGCAGGCGAATGCCTCGCGCAGCGTGCCGCTGGCCGCGTCGGCGCGCCATTGGGCAAAGCTGTAGGGTTCTTCGCGCACCTCATGCCCCTGCGCGCGGGCAAGGGCGATAATCGAATTGCGGGTGATACCGGGCAGGATCGTGCCGGTGAGCGGGGGCGTGACGATCGACCCGTCGTCCATCACGAAAAAGACGTTCATGCCGCCCAATTCCTCGACCCACTTATTTTCGGCAGCATCGAGAAACACGACCTGATCGCAGCCATGGCCGATCGCTTCCTTTTGCGCGACAAGGCTGGCGGCATAATTGCCACCGCATTTGGCCGCGCCCGTGCCACCGCGCGCGGCGCGGGTATAATGTTCCGAAACCCACAGGGTTACGGCCTTCTTGCCGCCCTTGAAATAGGCACCGGCGGGCGAAGCAATGACGCAGAAGATATATTCGTTGGATGGGCGCACGCCCAGAAACGTCTCGCTGGCGAACAGGAAGGGGCGCAGATAGAGGCTGCCCTCCCCGGTCGGAATCCAGTCCGCGTCGATCTTCACCAGTTGTTCGACCGCTTCCAGAAACACGTCCTCCGGCAGCGCGGGCATCGCCATGCGTTCGGCCGACTGGGCGAAGCGGCGGGCATTTTCTTCGGGGCGGAACATGGCGATGCTGCCATCTTCCAGCCGATATGCCTTCATCCCTTCAAAGATTTCCTGCGCATAATGCAGCACGGCGCAGGCCGGGTCGATCTGAAACGCTTCGCGCGGGCCGACCGCATGGCTGTGCCACCCCTGCCCCTCGGTATAGCGAATCGTCACCATATGGTCAGTGAACAGGCGTCCGAAACCGGGATCCTCCAGCAGTACCGCGCGCTCGTCCGCCGATAGCGCCTTCTGGCTGCGATTGACGGTAAAACGCGATGTCTGCTCGACGTCCATGATATAGGCTCCTTGGGGATGA encodes:
- a CDS encoding branched-chain amino acid aminotransferase — its product is MDVEQTSRFTVNRSQKALSADERAVLLEDPGFGRLFTDHMVTIRYTEGQGWHSHAVGPREAFQIDPACAVLHYAQEIFEGMKAYRLEDGSIAMFRPEENARRFAQSAERMAMPALPEDVFLEAVEQLVKIDADWIPTGEGSLYLRPFLFASETFLGVRPSNEYIFCVIASPAGAYFKGGKKAVTLWVSEHYTRAARGGTGAAKCGGNYAASLVAQKEAIGHGCDQVVFLDAAENKWVEELGGMNVFFVMDDGSIVTPPLTGTILPGITRNSIIALARAQGHEVREEPYSFAQWRADAASGTLREAFACGTAAVVTAIGTVKSSGGDFTIGNGDGGLVTEKLRGELTGIQRGTVADPAGWVRVL